AAAGTTCTCTCACATCTAATACTCTTTGTGTCATTAAAGATTAGACATGGTCTGTTGGGGTTATTAATGAAGCCATACAAGCAGAACTATTTGTGCaaatcaactactccctccgtaaagaaatataagagcgtttagatcactactagcTAGCAACCAAAGCAATAGAAAGTATGGAGCCCTTTTCATCTGATGAATGTTACTTAGTAGGAGCTAAGAATAAGGTGCTGCCATGATTCTTCTCAAAATTAGAGGCATAAACTCAATGTAAGTTACTGCAATAAAAATAACATTTACTACAAACATAATATTTCATCATTGCTGTTAACAAACCTTGACAAGTAAATACGCAACACACGTAGCTTCAGTTCACGATCAGTTTCTGAATCAGTTTCTTTAAAttccatctctgcgagggcttgtTCAGCATCATTATCATACTCTGGGTCAAACTCGTGTCTCTTTGCATTGTACCCACTCAATTCAGTTAAAGAAGGCCCCTCATCTGCAGAATATCTGGGTTTTTTCACGCCAATACTTCTATCCATATGACCATCTGGCACACGCAAATTGAACAGAACAAATTTCAATATATGATAGTGCAGGAATCTGAAGAAATATAGTTGATTATCACAAATAGAAAGCAACTGCTTCCAAATCTATGTTTGGTAATATTTTGCAGACGGTATATTAAAATATAAGATCTTCAAGGATAAAAAAAATGtctttgtagcatgtctcaaaggGTGATATCTTGGGAAACCATAATAAGGAGTTTTATTTTGATTTAATCTGGCACCTGTCAGTGGTAATTGAACAATAAATAGACATTATTACTGATGGGAAGGCAATGCTTGACAATGAACGAATAACTGAAAATAGAAAATAGCCCAAATGCATCTATCTGGTCACCCATCAATGGTTTATATATGATCGTACCTTCGACTTTAGATAGATTAGCACTATCTTTAAAATGCCCAACAGTTGAAGCTTTCTTATTTGCACCTGAAGCAGATTCAACGAATTAGCATAATCTGAATCATATTCTAATGACATAGACAAAGAAAATACTTATGATTGGGTCTGTCAAATTCCAAAACATACCACCAGGTATGTGCGAAGGTGATCGACTGGCTGGACCTTCTCCAAGTGCATCTTCCATCCTATGCAAGGCATGAAGGTAATGGTCAGTAAGTAGCCTATTGCAAAGTTCAGATACATGGTTATAAATATTCTAGAGCAAGAACAGCATACTTGATCCTGGAGGGAGAAAATGGTGACTCTGCCTTAGGTGTCAAATCCCCTGATAACAGTGGAATTCCTACATGAGAAAAGAAAGGAAACATGAGATCAAGACAATCAAATAAGTGAGATATCATATCTTAAGTCTTTACTGCCATTCTTCTTCATGTGATGGAGGCAACTACTCAGCATGCACTTTTTAGCACCCTCACATTCAGAGCCATTACCAACAGAACAATATCCTGCAGAACCTTTCTGTTATTTCATTATATTAGCTCATGCACTTGTGCAGATTCTTGTGTTCATGTCTGTGGTTCTGTGCATACGGACAAATTTTAGATATTAATAGTTAAGATATCAGAAGGGCAGAAACAACGCTACTGAATATACTGTTATATCGTCCTTTTAGAACAGATCTGTGCAACCAAAAACCAACTAAGTTCTCATCACCTATGAGAAATTAATATTTAATAACATATGTCAGCCTTCAAAATCCAAACCCAGCTTGTGTCACCAATTAGACCAAATATTCAAGAAAAAATACAATATTTGGTTCCAGCCTAAATAGATTTTCTTTGTCACCTTAAAAGATGTGACCATGACTTACCTTTTTTACTCTCACCCTGTACTTTAGCCATGGCAAGAAGTTCCTTCCTATTCTTGCCATTAACATGAGACATGTCCTACAATGATGAGGTAGCATTGAATTAAGTATCAATTGTTTTCAACTGCACAAATTAACAGGTAGAAAAAATGATTACCGGAAGGGGATAACAAGGTGAGTTCATATATGCAGTAGTATAATGCTCGATGCACTGTGCCTTGCTCTTGGTACCAACATGCTCCGCAACTTCAGCCCAGTTTCCCAGACCATACATTTCAATTCCCTACAATTATAAGAGTCAGAACCCACCATCCAGAAAGTGAACAGAACAGATGGATACAGAAAATACCTCTAGAAGAAGGATTTCCTCATCCGCATTCCAATCTGGACAAATGAGTGGAAAAGATAGGTTGTCCTGTTGCAAAATTTTGGTTAAGTTAAAGGATGCAACAAACACGGCAAGCATGACAATACAAAATACTTGAAGTGCTAAGGTGGAAAGTGGTTTCTTTTTTCCTCTTCCCTTTTCTTTATGAGAACTCTCCTCAAGATGACCTGGGTGTGCATGTATTAAGCACCATATAGCTAGTTGCAATCAAGATGGTTGAGTAGAGAACCATGTATAGCCAAACATATTATCTGAGTTCACACATCAGCTGATGACTTACACTTGTAAGTGTATTCAAGTTAAGAAGGATGAAGCCTGAATGTGATGGGAATACACTAAGACAGTGGTTGTGTGGGTTGATTCAGCCTGGAGTGTCACATTTCATCTTTTGGGTTTCCCGCCTTTTTGACCAAGTAACAATCAGTTCAGACTTACTATTCGAAGTGACATGTGGGATGCTAACCATGCTATACTAACGCAGGTACTAACAGCCTGTTAAGTTAACTGCGGTTCAGATGTGGTAACTCCGCTGTTCTATAATACTGGTAGTCAGCTAAGCATGCATTTGTAAGCTAGAACGCTAAGTGAGCATAGTGCACTGACCATGACCCTGTAGGGGTGGTTGCTCCGGTGCGGAGTGACCTCGGCTCCGACGGAGAAGCACTCGACGCAGAGGTCAAAGTCGGGGCACTTGGAGCACTTGAACCGGATCTTCCCAGACAGGTCCTTGTTGCAGTAGTTGCAGTGGTACAGTGCCTTCTTCCCGTCGCCGGCTCCCCCGCACGCCGCGGAGAGCGAGTCCGACGCATCCCCGGTCGAGGCGACCCTCCTCCGCTTCGACCTGCAACGAACGGACAACGCATTACACCATTCGCTCGCAGCGAGGCTCGCTCGCTCGTAGGCAAGCAAGAGCGAAATGCGAAGCGGCGGGGAGAGGGGGGCCAGCGGGACCTGTGGTTGGTGTCGTCGTCGCCGGAATTGGGCACCCCGCGGGACCGGCCCATCGCGGACCAAACCCTAGCGCAAACCcctcgaaaccctaaccctagctcgagCGGGGATCCGCTACCACGCCGCAGCCGGCCGCATCGAGCTGAGCAGAGCTGGGTGGGGGGTTGATCCGGGCGGGGGCGCGGGTTAGGAGGACCGGGGGCGCCGGGGGATCTGCGGCGCGGCGGGGGTCGGGATTTGGCTGGGGCGGGGAGTCGGGGGGAAGACGACCACCATGGGCGACCGCGACGCAGCTACAGATCAGAGCCAGTAGTAGAGTCGGACTAGTATACTGCCGGCGCCAAATCTGGGCCGTCCATCTGAGGTATCGGAAGGCCGACGTCCATCCGTGGACAAATCAGGGGGATATCTCTTGCAGCCGCTCTGAAGCTTCGGGCTAGAGCTTTTTTTTCGGAGACAAACTTCGGGCTTCGGGCTAGAGCTGATCTGATGACGAAGAGTTTTCGGTGCAGAACTTGTTATTAGAGAATGTTTTTTTTAACCTGTTATTAGAGCGGGCGCCCCAAACCCGCCTGGGCGGACGACCCGATTAATGACCGGTCAAAAAAAAGCGACTCATACGGGCTCCTTAAGCGGGACTCAAACGTCGGCACCTCTCATATCCATCCCAAATATGGGCCGGACAACCCAACCCCACCATAAATTGCACCAAATCAATCAAAACCTTCCCCCTCCTCCTGCGTCCTCCAACCTTTCGCGCGTCCGAGCCCTCACCGTTCACCACACTTGCTCCCCATCCTTATCGCCGCCCTATATGTCGTCCAGCATGTCCCCCGACTGCTGCGACAGAGGCTGCGTCCACCTTGTCCGTCGGCGTTCCGTCCTCGGGTTCGTCATGCAAGCCGAAGAACATGGCCCAGAGGAACCAGCGCCGGCGACAACGAGAGAGGGAAGCGGATGCGGACATGAACGAACAGTTGTCCCCACCCCCGCGCCCGGAACCTCGCACCCCATTCATCCCGTTGCCGACAAGGATTGCACCGTCGGACCAGGTTGGGACAGAGGAGGATCTGACTGCCAGTTGGGGCATTCTGGAGAGCTTTTCGCCCACGCATATGCCTCCGGTGGACGTCTGCCACTCGCCGCAGCTTGTTCGGACACCGACAAGCACATGCACCGGCGGCGCTCAGGCTGCCCATGACATGTTCGACGGAATGACACAACAAGACTCGGTATGTTTTTGTTGCTCCTGTCCGATTGCATCTGCCATGTTCAATGTTTTGCATAGACCACTAGTTCATTCCGGACATGATGAATGCTTGCAAACCATGATCATTTAGGAGTTGTTTATGTCGGACATGATCAATGATAATCAAGCTCCGACATGGACTACGAATTGGGTGATCCAAGTTGCCCTTCATTTGAAGTTGGGACAGCACCAAATCCCaatccgaccaagaagaagaagaaggtaaaGACAACAAAGGCAAGAGGTCTGGCCTTCTCAACTTTTGAGAATATCTTGTTGGTCAAAGCTTGGTTGGCCACAACAATGGATCTAATATGTGACACCGGGAAAAAGGGAAAGGGAGAAGATTTGAAAGGAATATCATGAACAAAAGGAATACGTGGAACTGCATCCTACCGTCACCAACTGCAATGTGGCATCTCTCCAACATCGATGGGGATCATTCAAGGAGAAGTGAACAAGTAAGTCGGCTACTACTCACAAGTGACCAGCCGCCCTCAAAGTGGGATGGGAGTGGCAACTCATGTAAGTTACTTCATCTTGTCATCATTTGCGTATGCTTGTTTTTTTTgcattctcatgctcatacatattGTGTTTGCTAGACTGTGGTGGCGGACACTATGTATCACGAAACGAAAAAGAAGCCATTTGTCTTTAGCCATTGTTGGATCATATTGAATGGCCGGCCAAAGTGGACACAACTTGCGGCTGATCTCAAGGCCGGCAAGAAGAGGAATGATGACTCAAGCTCCCACCAATCAAATGGGTTGGACGAAGAAGAGGAATATGATGTCGTGGAGAATGGAATAGCCACCCGCCAACGGATAACCGACAAGTCATGGGAAACAACTGGGAGAGGGCAAGGGCCTCCCGTGACGCCGCGGCTACAAAAATGTCCTCCACATGGACGGGCATTTTTTCGATGAGGGAGTAAAAGAAAGAGGATAGGTACAAGCTCATGATGAATGCGCAAAAGAAGAGGATGGATTTGGCCCAAAAGAGGGCAAAAAAGAAGCTGGAAATTAAGACGGGAaagatcgagttgaagaagcaagaGGCGGCGATCAAATGGGAGCTCGAGAAGGCCAAGACATTTGGAGAGATTTAGCTTGAGAAGGAGATGCTGCAAATAGCACGGGGCATGGAGGATGCGAAGATCATGTTGGCAGATGAAAGCCTCTTGGATGGCCATGCCAAGAAGTGgcttgtggagaagaaaaaaaagatcaACGAGCGTAGGGACTGCGAGGCGACGATGGCGGCTATGGCAGCAACCGAGCATGCGACAAAGATTCAGGCGGAGCATGCGGCAAGGATGCAGGCGGAGCAGGATGCAAGGATGGCCCCGGAACAGGCGACATGGATGGCGTCCGGCGAGTGATCCGGCCGGTCAGCGACTGATCCGTCACGCACGGACATTGATTCGATTTGGCATGTCCGGATTACTTTGCTTTGTTTGTTTTGCTTTGTTTCGAACTTTTGAATTGGGACACTTTGTATTGTATAATCGATGTGCATGGATTCGAGGTTCCGAATTTGAGGTGTGTGGATGTGCGGCAGCCCATATGAGAGGCCGCCCGGTATTGTCCGTGGACGTGGCAGGACACGTATAGGGGGCGGATTTGCCAAgttcggctgtagatgctcttagatatTGTGTTTTTCTAAAACAGAGGTAAAAGTTTTGCCCCGTCATATTAATTCAGAAGAGTTTTACAAAGAAACAAAACATTGGGTCTCATAGAGTGTATGGTTTACTCAAACGCTTAGCGCCCACTAGTATAACGCGCGAAAAAAACGACACTCTATATAATGGAGACATTCCTAAAAACTCTTGCATTACGCTCATTCTAAATGTCTCATGAAATAAGCATGAAGAAAGAAGCAAATCCCTTTTTCTTATGATGTCGATGCCTTTTGGCAGTTGATGTTGGCCATCGAGAACCACCAATCAGTGGGGAGAAGAAAGTTATCTCAATCTCCCATGCGCAAATCCACCATCTTGAGCCAAAGCTTGATCCGCTCCCAAATGCGTATGGTATATCTATAGTTGAAACATATGTGCGCAGGTCTCttgtatttctttacagagggagtatttttgaaGGAATGTCATcatagatcactactttagtgatctaaaacgCTCTTTTATAGAGGGAGTAATAGTTATCATGTGTTACTTTTTCTGTCTAAGTTCATTAGTCCCCTCTTGTATTTTGGgtaaaaacttctttcaaatatgAATCTAGCAGTATATTTTTTGTGGCATATAACTTATACTCtcttcgttccaaaatataaggtgtgttagtttttcaaaagtcaaacttgtgcatgtttgaccaagttttcaGAAAAATATATTAATATCTAGAACACCAAATTTGTATCATTAGATCCGTCTTGAAAAGTTTTTTCATATTTTCTTTAGTTTGCATTGAGGATGTTGATATTGTATTCTAAAATCCTGGTCAAACATCTTTTACAGGCAACGGCAAGCGTTCTGCCAATTCATCTAGAGGGAAAGGACCAAGGTCCCAGGGAGGCTGGCCGAGGGACAGCACCTCAAATTCGAATCAGaacaaaagagagaaagaaaaaagaggGGGGCGCACAGCATTAGTTGTTTGTGCGTTTAGCTTTCATGGAAATTTTTGCACcttatatttcggaacggagggagtattttgttaGTCAAACTATGATCAAAGTTTGAGCCAAAATACAAGATGTACTCTTTGAAGATTAAAAAAAAAACATCCCCGTCACAATTCAGAAATCGCGAGCGAAACATTACGGCTGAATCTCTCCAGGAAAAAACATATCAAACCATCAGAGTTCATACATCTGGCAAGCATCAACCATCAAGAACCAAAGCACAACCAAGATCGCAACCACACGCACGCATAGCATAGCACCGTTATTACACAACAACTCTGACGCCCGAGCTCACTCACGGTCTAAAACAGGTTCTGGCAGGACTTGTCCTGGTCGGACCGGTGCGGTCGTCGCTTGCTGCTCCCGGTGCCCGAGGTGGGCTTGTGGTGGTGGTCGGAGCTCTTCGACATCGGCCTGCGGCGCAAGCTGGAGAGGTGGGGGTCCGGCCTCGCCTTGCTGCGGTGAGAGCTCAAGGATTCCTCATACTCCTGGCAAGAAGTTCAGGGTCGAGATGAGAGAAATGCTTTTGGCTGCTCGAGGATGAAATAAGGGGCGAAAATGGATGAAAACTGTGCTGGCAGTAGGCGGTGATACCTCGGATCTGCTCTTGGAGAAAGGTGTTAGGCAGGGGTTGAGATCCTTGACGAACATTTCATCTGGGCTACCGTAGTTTGGTGGCGTCTCCGCTTCGCCGATGCTGCACTCCTGTGACGACAGCACATAGGAAAAATGGACGCGATCAGTCATTCAAGTCACACAGATAGGTGGCCATCGGTCATGCAATGTAGGATCCATTTGTGTAGGGGGTATTTTTATGCTCTTGTTGCAACAGATACAGTAGTTTGCAAACGGCAAGAGTGATAAAGCTCTTGAGAAGAGTTGGAACTTAGTCTGAAACAGACTAAACAAATTATAACCATGAAACATAGGTAAGGGATTGTCCTTGCAAATTTGACGGTGCAGAAAGTGTTTTCAAATATcacttggaaaaaataaagagtatGAACTGAATATGAGATAAATCTACGACTAAGCATCAAAACAGAACAATTGGAAGTTGTTAACAATGTGATGTACCTGTATTCTTTTTTTTTAAAGCAGGCCAAAACATGAGACAGTAGACTAAAGTTACTCCTGCTGTGTCTGAATTGATGCGTGGGGTGTACTTTTGATTAAGTCATCAAAGTCCATGAGAATATTGATAATAATGTGTGTTCCTCCAAAACGGACATAAGAAACACACAAACCAAAACGTTCTAGAAGCGTATTCCAAATAATTAAAAGCATGGCTCGAAAAAAAGCCTTTGCAGACATATTTTCCATTTGTATAGCTTAATGGCTGTTAAACATTTGCCAGGGCCATTTAACACTAACAAATATATTAAGGTTAGCCCAATGCAAATGTCATTTATATAGCTTAATGGCTGTTAAACATTTGCTAGGGCCATTTAACAGTAATAAATATATGATCCCCTCTACCAATTGTAACATGGCACAGTACATTAGTATGAACCTTTTATCAAAGCATAATTCGGTCAAATCTTCTCCTTTCACTGTTTCCATGGACAATTTGCGTATAGCAAAGATTGACCTGGATCGTCCTATGTGCTCTTTTCCATGTATAAATATGTATACTTTTCTCTAATTCTTAAATACTAGTAAAATCTTTTAGAAGGCCATTTGCCAGTGGCCGGTGGGGTGACCGTTTGTTAACCATTTGCAGTTATGAAGACATCAAATTCTGGCATTGGCATGCTTGGCCTCTGGATTATTACTCCTAAATCAGCAACAATTAATATGGatatcagcgacaattaatatggatcgaaggGGATATTATTTTTGAACCATAGCACATGGATTAGCAGGTTCCAAAAGAAATGTGTGTTGCAAACGTAGTCACACAAGTCTGAATTCAAGAAAACAACCAAAAGCAATTTACGGAATAATATGCACACCATCTAATAGTGACAAATAAAATTGATGAAGCATCTGCAAAAAAATAACTGGCATAGACACATTCAATCTTAACAAAAGAACTGTGGAGCAAACGATCATACCAGAGAGAAGGCAGTCTCCTCGTTAAGCACGGGCGTGCTTGGGGAGGAGCAATATTCATCATCAAAACATGATCTTGAGGTGTTCTTCTCGGCCTTGACCTGAAACAATAGCAACCGAACATTAGATTGGTACTGAAAGATTGCACTGGGATTAGGAATGCATCAGAAATCGTAAGAACATGCCTGGGCGAGCTCATCGGCGAGGCATTGGATCTGCCCGGTGAGAGCCGAAATCTCATCCCGGACGTGGCGGTCCGGCTCAGTGTCCGGGAACAGGACGGCGTCCTTGAGCGTGCTGATCTCCTCCCGCTGGCGCAGGCACAGGTCCTTGAGCCGCTCTACCTACTCACCATTACCACAATCACTCCATCAGCGATTGATAACACAGGAGGAGAAAAGGATATGTGTTCAGTATTCAGCGGCGCACCTCCCTGTCCTTCTGctggagctggaggcggagcgcgGCGATCTCGTCCTCCTGCTCCTTGTTCTGCGACAGGAGCTCCCGCTCGCTGCGCAGCACCATGGCGAGCGTCCGCGTGTTGGCGTTGCCGCTGTTCTTGACCTCGGTgagggccttcttcttggcctccgGCGGCGCCTTCTGGAACAGCTTCCGCGACAGCCCCGGCAGCTTGGCCCCGCTGCCGTTCTTCGCGGGGGCGGCAACGGCGGCGGGAGGGACGGGGAGGAGGGTCTTGGCGCTGGGCTTCTTGTCCATGGAGATGAGCCTCCGGAGCACGGAGCCGAGGTTGCCGTGCGGCTGCTGGGGCTGCGGCGCCTGGCAGCGCAGGTCGCCGCGGCCGGATCTGACGGCGACCAGCGCCCGGCTCCCGTGCTGCTGCCCCGGCGTCGCCGATGcggccgcggcgagggcggcaggccCGGCGCGGCGCGGGGACGGGGAGTCGTCGTAGGAGGCGTAGCGCGAGGCCGCGGCCGCCTTCCTCATCTCTCTCTCCTCCTGCTAGCCGCGTCGCCGGAGCTGCCGCCGCTTGGCTGTGGCTAGAGCGGAGTGTGGTGTCGTGACGCCGCGTTGGTGCGTGGCGTGCCTTTTCGCGTGGAGGGATTGGAATGGGGGGAGCGGAGCGGCCGGCGGCGTTCGAAATTCGAATGGAGCAGCAAATGATGGCGTCGTGTTGCGTTTCGGGCTCTCTTTTTTGGTGCCTACTGTGCCATGACAGTGTCGGCGTCTTTTGCTGCACGCCGGGCAGGGCAGGGAGGGTCGGTCTGGCCTGGGCTGCCACGTTCGGGGAGGAGGAGGGATCCAAAGTTGAGGTTTCGGacggggtccagacccgggcgcattCCGCCATGGCGTTTTGCGGGGTTTGATCACACAAGTGAACTTTTTTTCCCAATTTTTTTTGAGACAAGTGGCATTTCCCCAAATAATAAGCGGCACATTTGTGGCACGAAGCACTTATGTTAAAAAAAATAAACTTTTCATCGGAAAAGAAACTAAGTTGCCATCCCCGCGCCGCTAAACTTGACGTAAAAAACGTTCGGAGTTGTCATGTGTTTGTGCCACAAGCGTGGCACTTATGAGGGTCCTTTTATCCGCAAAAGATCACTTGAGCGATATACTAGTTAATAAGAGTTAAATGCAGGAAAGCACCACATTAAAGGCTAGGTTATGAGGAAAGATAGTTCTACAATTTTATGTCTATACAGGTTCTAGCTACAAATTCTGTTTGAGCTTATACTCCAAAAACCAGCCTATACGCAACATCAATCATAGCTGGAAGAAGTCAAGCGAGGGAGCTGTTGAAGTCAATGCTGATGCGTCATTTCATGTGGAAAATATGGCATGAGCCTGCGGAGCGATAGCTCAAGATGATTGAGGTAATTTTCTGGCAGCAGAGACTTGTGTGCTACCCCATGTTTCTAGTGCAGATTCAGCCAAAGTAGGCTATCCGAAGTGGTTTGATCCTAGAAGAAAAATTGGGGTGCACTAAACTCATCATCGAGTCTAACAGTATTGTTGGCGTTTAGGCCATCTCTGATCCTAATGCTTGTATGGGAACTGATGTTCCAATTGTTGCAGAGTGTTCTCTCATGGCCATGGAGTTTGCTAGCATCGGTTTTGTTCACTGCAACACAGAAGCAAATATGGTAGCAGATTGCTCGGCAAAACGCTGTTTTAGCATTAATGAGTCTGAATCTTGGGAATCCAATGTCCCTGAGTTTATTCTTCATCACTATGTAAACGACCT
This window of the Triticum aestivum cultivar Chinese Spring chromosome 5D, IWGSC CS RefSeq v2.1, whole genome shotgun sequence genome carries:
- the LOC123122851 gene encoding transcriptional adapter ADA2, with the translated sequence MGRSRGVPNSGDDDTNHRSKRRRVASTGDASDSLSAACGGAGDGKKALYHCNYCNKDLSGKIRFKCSKCPDFDLCVECFSVGAEVTPHRSNHPYRVMDNLSFPLICPDWNADEEILLLEGIEMYGLGNWAEVAEHVGTKSKAQCIEHYTTAYMNSPCYPLPDMSHVNGKNRKELLAMAKVQGESKKGIPLLSGDLTPKAESPFSPSRIKMEDALGEGPASRSPSHIPGGANKKASTVGHFKDSANLSKVEDGHMDRSIGVKKPRYSADEGPSLTELSGYNAKRHEFDPEYDNDAEQALAEMEFKETDSETDRELKLRVLRIYLSRLDERKRRKEFILERNLLYPNPLEKDLTNEDKEVYHRYKVFMRFLSKEEHEALVRSVIEERKIRRRIQELQECRSAGCRTLAEAKIHIEQKRRKEYEANALKAKESGQLISNSKSGHKTNRPMKLETDGSLDLKKGSAILDAGGRDSPKTTGPTSAKQWDDWDIVGLPGAELLSSSEKLLCCQNRLLPSHYLRMQEVLMQEMFKGNVVKKEDAHVLFKVDPAKVDTVYDMVMKKLGNNEEAPMV
- the LOC123122852 gene encoding uncharacterized protein, whose amino-acid sequence is MRKAAAASRYASYDDSPSPRRAGPAALAAAASATPGQQHGSRALVAVRSGRGDLRCQAPQPQQPHGNLGSVLRRLISMDKKPSAKTLLPVPPAAVAAPAKNGSGAKLPGLSRKLFQKAPPEAKKKALTEVKNSGNANTRTLAMVLRSERELLSQNKEQEDEIAALRLQLQQKDREVERLKDLCLRQREEISTLKDAVLFPDTEPDRHVRDEISALTGQIQCLADELAQVKAEKNTSRSCFDDEYCSSPSTPVLNEETAFSLECSIGEAETPPNYGSPDEMFVKDLNPCLTPFSKSRSEEYEESLSSHRSKARPDPHLSSLRRRPMSKSSDHHHKPTSGTGSSKRRPHRSDQDKSCQNLF